Below is a genomic region from Citrobacter telavivensis.
GCGAACGCAGCGAGTGGAGTCCGATGGCACAGTTCGTCACGGGGCTACTGGATTTACCCTGGAAAGGGACCTTTATCTCAGCGGAAACGCTGCAGGACAAGGCGAACTCAAAAGCCACACTGCTGCGAAAAGTCTTTTCAGTGACGGCTGAAAAGAAGGTGGCTAGCGCTTATGTGCATGCCACGGCATTAGGCATTTATCAGCTCTTTCTGAATGGGCAGCGAGTGGGAACGGATGAACTCACGCCGGGCTGGACCAGCTATCGGTACCACCTTTTGTACCAGACGTACGATATTACGGGGTTGTTGAACAGCGGGGAGAACGTAGTTGGTGCAGAGCTTGGGGCGGGCTGGTTCAAAGGGGATATGGGGTTCAGTCGCCACCGCAACTACTACGGGGAGCAGACGGCGTTATTGTGCCAACTGATGATTGAGTATGAAGACGGGTCTCAGCAGAGCGTGGTCAGCGACCTGTCATGGTGCGGCAGCGATTCTGCACGCCAGTTTGCCGAAATCTACGATGGTGAACGCTATGATGCCTCTCTGAATCGACAGGGCTGGCAGCAGCCGGACTTCAATGATTCGGCCTGGCGCAACGTTTCTGTGATTCCCTGGGAGAAAAACGCTCTGGTTGCCCAGGGTGCGGGCACCATCAAACAGATCGAACGTCTTCCTGTTGCTGCACTGATTGTGACGCCCCAGGGCGACAATGTGCTGGATTTCGGCCAGAACATGAGCGGTTGGGTGGAATTCCGTGTGAGGGGCAAGCCCGGTGACAACGTGGTGTTGCGTCATTTTGAGACGCTCGACGCCTGCGGCAATGTCTATCTCGACAATTTACGCAGCGCGAAGCAGCTTGTGGAATATACATTGAGCGGTGAGGGGGAAGAAGTCTGGCATCCTCGTTTTAGCTGGCAGGGATTCCGTTATGTGAAGGTTGAGGCGTACCCGGGCGAGCTCAACCCGAACAATTTTACCGCCATTGTCATTCATTCTGCGATGCAGGCAACCGGGCAGTTTGCCTGCTCAAATCCGGACCTGAATCAGCTTCACCACAATATTCTTTGGGGGTTGAAAAGCAATTTCGTCGATGTACCGACCGATTGTCCGCAGCGCGATGAACGTCTGGGCTGGACGGGCGACGCGCAAATCTTCTGTCGTACGGCCAGCTATCTGATGCAAACCCGCACCTTTTTTGCCAAATGGCTGACGGATCTGAAGTATGACCAGACGCCAGAAGGCGGGGTGCCGCATGTGATCCCGGATATTCTGACCGGGCATTGCAGTCAGGATAAATTCCTCGCAGAAGGTGGAACGCACTCAGCGACAGGCTGGGCGGATGCCGCCGTGATCAATCCGTGGACGATGTATCTGATGTATGGCGACAAGCGCATCCTGCAAAATCAGTATGCCAGCATGAAAGGTTGGGTCGATTTTATGCAGGCCCATGCTGACAATGATATCTGGCGCTATAAGCTACAGTTTGGTGACTGGGTGGCGCTGGATGCGCAGGAAGGCAGCTACTTCGGCGCCACG
It encodes:
- a CDS encoding Bacterial alpha-L-rhamnosidase; amino-acid sequence: MLSVSQLTLNGETALTGVDRLPLIGWKMQSTQRNVLQRSWHLQCSTRTDFSTLAFDSGVVNSETSNNIELNEFTLRPSTRYFLRVRITANNGERSEWSPMAQFVTGLLDLPWKGTFISAETLQDKANSKATLLRKVFSVTAEKKVASAYVHATALGIYQLFLNGQRVGTDELTPGWTSYRYHLLYQTYDITGLLNSGENVVGAELGAGWFKGDMGFSRHRNYYGEQTALLCQLMIEYEDGSQQSVVSDLSWCGSDSARQFAEIYDGERYDASLNRQGWQQPDFNDSAWRNVSVIPWEKNALVAQGAGTIKQIERLPVAALIVTPQGDNVLDFGQNMSGWVEFRVRGKPGDNVVLRHFETLDACGNVYLDNLRSAKQLVEYTLSGEGEEVWHPRFSWQGFRYVKVEAYPGELNPNNFTAIVIHSAMQATGQFACSNPDLNQLHHNILWGLKSNFVDVPTDCPQRDERLGWTGDAQIFCRTASYLMQTRTFFAKWLTDLKYDQTPEGGVPHVIPDILTGHCSQDKFLAEGGTHSATGWADAAVINPWTMYLMYGDKRILQNQYASMKGWVDFMQAHADNDIWRYKLQFGDWVALDAQEGSYFGATPEDLLCTAWYALSTSLFAKTAEVLGHEDDHRYYSALQARIVKRFHARFFTPEGNLTAQTQTAHIVALCFDLTPVTLRQRVADRLVALLNEHDGHLVTGFLGTPYFCHALSQNGRAKEAWALLLKDDFPSWLYQVKAGATTVWEHWDGIKPDGSMWSADMNSFNHYAYGAVGEWLYRTVAGIEADESAPGFKHVMISPLPGGQLSWVQATYESIYGEIAVKWQAINGKVAMTFRIPANTTATVKLQAVKEIENSDGLAFRRSDAGWSATAGSGEYRIDYLPDDSVDLTFTD